GCGATCCCGATGAGCAGGGCAGCCAGGATGAGGTGGTCGTCGATGATCGGGTTGGTCTTGGGAGGCAGCACGACGGTGTACATCATGATGAGCATCAGCGCGCCGGCTCCGGCGGCGATTCGCATCCCGATGCCCAGCAGCAGGGCGACGCCGATGGCGGCCAGGCCGACCATGAAGGCGATGTCGGCGAACGTGGTGCCGGCGAGGTTGTGGTAGAAGCCGGCGAAAGGCCCTTCCGCTCCAGCGAGGAAGCCCTTCGTGGGGTGGCCGCCGTCGACCCAGCCCTTACCGTCCGGGGTCGCGTAGCCCAGGCCGAACAGCTTGTCGACGAATGCCCACAGGAAGGTGAAGCCCATCCCGATTCGGGCGGCGAACCAGGCGTACCTGGCCACTGTCCGGGCGGTGGTGCCGCCACCGGTGGCCGGCGTGTCGGTGGTGCCTGCCGCCGGCTCGGTCCCCGACGCGCTGCGGGGAGTCCGGTCGAGACGCGGGGGGACGATGGCGTTCATGGCATCCTCCATCTTTGCCGCCAGCCTGGTCGACCGGCGCTCAACTACAGTTCACGGCAACCGGCGCGGTGCCAGTAGGACCACAGGGCATCGATGTGACGGGACCAAATCCCTGTCCGGTGGGACCTCTGTCCTGCTCCCACGAGATCGGGGTCCTGGGGTCAGGCGAGGTCGATCGTCTCGTCGACGTCGCGGCGAGGGGCGGAAGGCCCACCCGGTTGCCCGTACCCGATCCGCATGACCATCTGAGGCGTGCCGTACCTGCCGAGGGCCAGTCGCAGCTGCTCGCGGGCTCGGGGTACCTCGATGGGCTGGGACAGCATGGAGACGGCGAGGCGGCTGTCGGTGGCGGTGAGGAGCACGCGTTGCAGCGCCTGGCCGGCGGTGATCTGGTCGGTGGCGCTGTCGCCCTGGACACCGAGCACAGCGACGAGTGGTTCAGGTTCGAAGTCCCGGCCGGGCGCGCGGGTGCGCACCCCGAAGGCCCGTTGGGGTAGCAGGTCCTGCGGTTCGGGGACCGGCCCGCCCGCCTCAACCGGGATGCCGTCAACGGCGGGCGAGGTGCGGATCCACCGCGTCAGCTCCGCCCGGTAGGCACAGTCGCGTTCCAGCACCCGGTTGGCGCTGCGGGCGATCTCGGCGACCGTCTGGACCGCGCCCGCTCCAATGACCATCTCCAGCCATGCGCCCTCGGCCCGGGCGGCCTCGATCAGACGCCACCGTGCGTCCGCCGCTACCGGGTTCGGCCAGAACGGCCTGCGGTTGCTGTGCCGTCGGGGGATCGCGGAATACAGGTCCTGCTCGGCCGGAGTCGCGGGCCGTGGCCGGGCTGGGACCAGCAGGGCCACGGTATCCAGATCATGTGGATGCGGACGGAGCCGGACCTCCGCCGGAGTGCCTGCGACGGCGAGCGCCAGGCGAAGGTTGAACACGGCGGCGCCGCAACTGAGCCGTGCCGCCCAGCGGTTGGGGTCACCGACCTGCGGCAGCCGGTCCGGATCGATCCGCACCTCGATGCCACCGTCGGAGAGTCGGAAACGCCAGGGCTGACTGTTGTGCAGCGACGGCGCCCGAATCGCTGCGGCCACCGCAGCGCGAAGCCCGGCAGGTGTGAACGTGGTGCTGATCATCGCGGCACATCCTTCACGGCGCAGAGATGCAGGTCAGCCCGGCCAGGTCCTGGTGTGGACCCAGCCCTCACCATCGCGTCAGCCGGGGCCGGACCGGCAGGGCCGGACGTCCCAAGGGTGCGGGCCCCCGGTCCCTGTCCACCCGCGGGTGACGGGACCTTCGGCCCTGTGTCCACCGGAGCCGCACCTGTAGAAAGGGGAGATGATCCGTGTGTTCCTCCTCGACGACCACGAGGTCGTCCGCCGTGGTCTGACCGACCTGCTGCACGCCGCCGGCGACATCGAAGTGGTGGGTGAGTCAGGGTCGGCACGGGAGGCCACGGCGCGCATCCCGGCACTGCGGCCGGACGTGGCGATCCTCGACGCACGCTTGCCCGACGGCAGTGGCATCGACGTGTGCCGGGACGTACGCACCGTCGACTCGTCGATCCGGGGTCTGATCCTCACCTCGTACGAAGACGACGAGGCGCTGTTCGCGGCGATCATGGCGGGAGCTGACGGATATGTGCTCAAGCAGATCCGCGGCACCGACCTCGTCGACGGGGTCCGCCGGGTGGCGGCCGGTCAGTCGCTGCTCGACCCGGCGGTGACCCAGCGGGTGCTGGAGCGCATCCGCAACGGGGTCGAGCAGCCGCGCGAGCTGGAGATGTTGACCGAGCAGGAGCGCCGGATCCTGGGGTACGTCGCCGAGGGGCTGACCAACCGGGAAATCGCCGGAAAGATGTTCCTCGCTGAGAAGACCGTCAAGAACTACGTGTCGAGCCTGCTGGCGAAGCTGGGGCTGGAACGGCGTACGCAGGCTGCGGTGTTGGCCACCCGGCTCCTCCGCCCGCACCCCTGACCGTCAGTCGCCGAGCGGGACGCTCCAACACAGGCGCGTCCCGCGGGGTTCGGCGGGTTCCACAGCGAATTCACCACCCAGGCCGGCGGCACGCTCGCGCAGGTTGACCAGGCCACCGCGGGCGGCGTCGGGGCTCGTGCCGACCCCGTCGTCGTCGACGGTGAGGGTGAGCCGTGGCCCGCTGACCTCGACCAGCACCTTGACCTGGCTCGCGTGCGCGTGTCGGATCGTGTTGGACAACGCTTCCCGGAGCACCGCGAGCAGGTCCGGGCGTACGGCGTCCGGCACGGCACTGTCGATCGGCCCGGAGATCTCGAGTGCCGGGCGGAACCTGAGTGACCTGGCGGCGGCGTCCACGGCGTCGCGGATCTCGGTCCGCAGGGCCGCGCTCATCGGGGTCCGTAGTTCGAAGATGGCTCGCCGGATGTCCCGGATCGTGGAGTCGAGCTCGTCGACTGCGGCGTTGATCCGCTGGCTGACCTCGGGCCGGGCGATCAGCGGCGCGCTGCTCTGCAACTGCAGCCCGGTGGCGAACAGCCGCTGGATCACCACGTCGTGCAGGTCACGGGCGATCCGCTCACGGTCCTCCAGGACGACGAGGAGTTCCCGTTCCTCCTGAGCCCGGGCGCGCTCCATGGCGAGCGCCGCCTGCGCGGCAAAGCTGGCCAGCAGTGGCACGTCGTCGTCGCTCTGCCGCACCTGACCGGCCGGGTACGCCACGACCAGGACGCCGTGCAGGGTCTCGCCCGCCGACAGCGGGGACACGACGGCCGGGCCGTCGGTGACCGGTGCGAGCCAGGGTGCCGCCTTGGCCAGACTCTCGACGACAGTGTGCCGGCGGTCCGTCACCGAGGCGGCGAAGGTGGT
This portion of the Micromonospora zamorensis genome encodes:
- a CDS encoding Acg family FMN-binding oxidoreductase, giving the protein MISTTFTPAGLRAAVAAAIRAPSLHNSQPWRFRLSDGGIEVRIDPDRLPQVGDPNRWAARLSCGAAVFNLRLALAVAGTPAEVRLRPHPHDLDTVALLVPARPRPATPAEQDLYSAIPRRHSNRRPFWPNPVAADARWRLIEAARAEGAWLEMVIGAGAVQTVAEIARSANRVLERDCAYRAELTRWIRTSPAVDGIPVEAGGPVPEPQDLLPQRAFGVRTRAPGRDFEPEPLVAVLGVQGDSATDQITAGQALQRVLLTATDSRLAVSMLSQPIEVPRAREQLRLALGRYGTPQMVMRIGYGQPGGPSAPRRDVDETIDLA
- a CDS encoding DoxX family membrane protein, translating into MNAIVPPRLDRTPRSASGTEPAAGTTDTPATGGGTTARTVARYAWFAARIGMGFTFLWAFVDKLFGLGYATPDGKGWVDGGHPTKGFLAGAEGPFAGFYHNLAGTTFADIAFMVGLAAIGVALLLGIGMRIAAGAGALMLIMMYTVVLPPKTNPIIDDHLILAALLIGIAAAGAGATFGLGRWWANTPLVRRLPWLT
- a CDS encoding response regulator; amino-acid sequence: MIRVFLLDDHEVVRRGLTDLLHAAGDIEVVGESGSAREATARIPALRPDVAILDARLPDGSGIDVCRDVRTVDSSIRGLILTSYEDDEALFAAIMAGADGYVLKQIRGTDLVDGVRRVAAGQSLLDPAVTQRVLERIRNGVEQPRELEMLTEQERRILGYVAEGLTNREIAGKMFLAEKTVKNYVSSLLAKLGLERRTQAAVLATRLLRPHP
- a CDS encoding GAF domain-containing sensor histidine kinase; amino-acid sequence: MLVRVGEVVTSRERLRALLDAVVAIGSDLDLRTTLRRIVEAACELLDARYGALGVIGPDRLLTEFITHGIDAELHARIGDLPHGRGVLGLLIADPRPVRMPDITKHPQSYGFPPNHPPMHSFLGAPIRIRDQVFGNLYLAEKRGAAEFTEDDEEIAVALAAAAGVAIENARLYAVANRRERWLAATAEITSVLLGEVRRTDALGLVARHAREVADAELVLVLLYDEEVGQFTIEVVDSIDGAAPPLVGTVLPAAETTFAASVTDRRHTVVESLAKAAPWLAPVTDGPAVVSPLSAGETLHGVLVVAYPAGQVRQSDDDVPLLASFAAQAALAMERARAQEERELLVVLEDRERIARDLHDVVIQRLFATGLQLQSSAPLIARPEVSQRINAAVDELDSTIRDIRRAIFELRTPMSAALRTEIRDAVDAAARSLRFRPALEISGPIDSAVPDAVRPDLLAVLREALSNTIRHAHASQVKVLVEVSGPRLTLTVDDDGVGTSPDAARGGLVNLRERAAGLGGEFAVEPAEPRGTRLCWSVPLGD